In Paroedura picta isolate Pp20150507F chromosome 1, Ppicta_v3.0, whole genome shotgun sequence, the following are encoded in one genomic region:
- the LOC143840731 gene encoding uncharacterized protein LOC143840731, producing MGRASQLYQQGLCLKLGNLRVPLPTTMLGSRVCWQLVLGWALLLGQPAFGDWEATEEPPLAESEEAVPTLQEPEEPGESENPTGRTLSDEELRMLLGPTDEELERRAKESRRWLERDRESSSYLIPNMKQVALRHHHKNSHYIYMSYENGNVEVKKAIGTMVYIKFLLVKTSCTKEEAEVIRRQLFKYDDDDDEMLQDPSPTKRKRCEVPPPAKQEIEECTFTLFKDVRSHSWRYVVTKHKCVPFGKHEELPKIMPYGEQSY from the exons ATGGGCCGGGCCTCCCAGCTATATCAGCAGGGGCTCTGCCTCAAACTGGGCAATCTCAgagtccctctccccaccaccatgcTGGGCTCCCGGGTCTGCTGGCAGCTGGTCCTTGGGTGGGCTCTGCTCCTGGGCCAGCCGGCCTTTGGAGACTGGGAGGCCACAGAAGAGCCCCCTTTAGCTGAGTCGGAGGAGGCGGTGCCAACACTGCAAGAACCAGAGGAGCCAGGAGAGTCAGAGAATCCCACGGGGCGGACCCTGTCCGACGAGGAGCTGCGGATGCTCCTTGGTCCCACAGACGAAGAACTAGAAAGGAGAGCAAAAGAAAGCCGACGGTGGCTAGAAAGGGATCGCGAGAGTTCAAGTTATTTGATACCTAACATGAAGCAAGTTGCTCTGCGGCATCACCATAAGAATAGCCATTATATTTACATGTCCTATGAGAATGGAAATGTGGAAGTTAAG AAAGCCATTGGGACGATGGTCTACATCAAGTTTTTGTTGGTGAAAACCAGCTGCACAAAGGAAGAAGCGGAGGTTATAAGGAGGCAACTCTTTAAGTatgatgacgacgacgatgaGATGCTGCAGGATCCTTCACCTACAAAAAGGAAACGCTGTGAGGTACCTCCACCAGCTAAACAAGAG ATAGAGGAGTGCACCTTCACATTGTTTAAAGACGTAAGGAGCCACTCCTGGCGATATGTCGTAACCAAACACAAATGCGTGCCATTTGGTAAGCACGAAGAATTGCCGAAGATTATGCCATATGGTGAGCAGAGCTATTGA
- the LOC143832931 gene encoding uncharacterized protein LOC143832931: MLGSRMCWQLLLGWALLLGQPAFGDSDATEEPSEDSLPEELGSAEQTEDLVVPELGEVPEPGNQESPTLTSDENLENEEKEGREFLKEDLTRPWNFEINYLQRAVLEYHHEHNPEHYITFENANLIAQKAIGTMIYLRMPMVKTNCTNDLRPKKGESDHAYYYRLYRADRYPRNCEPLSDSEKENCKFTFFEDARNPGKPVIVNLRCYESFEEDLDYFRDGLRM, encoded by the exons ATGCTGGGCTCCCGGATGTGCTGGCAACTGCTCCTTGGATGGGCTCTGCTCCTGGGCCAGCCGGCCTTCGGAGACTCAGATGCCACAGAGGAGCCCTCAGAGGACTCGTTGCCAGAAGAACTGGGGAGTGCAGAGCAAACAGAAGACTTAGTCGTGCCCGAATTGGGGGAGGTGCCAGAACCAGGCAACCAAGAGTCCCCGACGCTGACATCAGATGAAAATCTGGAAAATgaagaaaaggagggaagagaATTTTTGAAGGAGGACCTGACCAGACCCTGGAATTTTGAGATAAATTATCTGCAGCGAGCTGTTCTGGAATACCATCACGAGCATAACCCTGAACACTACATCACTTTTGAAAATGCAAATCTAATAGCCCAG AAAGCCATTGGGACGATGATCTACCTACGAATGCCGATGGTAAAAACCAACTGCACCAATGACCTAcggccaaagaaaggggaaagtGACCACGCTTATTATTACCGCCTGTATCGCGCTGACCGATATCCGAGGAACTGTGAGCCACTGAGCGATTCTGAAAAGGAG AACTGTAAGTTCACATTCTTTGAGGACGCCAGGAACCCAGGCAAGCCTGTTATCGTCAACCTCAGGTGCTATGAGTCATTTGAAGAGGACCTCGACTATTTTCGTGATGGTCTACGCATGTAG